The DNA segment GAATGGGGACAGTCTAACGAACCCGCGCGTGGATGTGATAACTGTGctgcccttttttcccccattcccATTAGAACGTACTCGGCGCCAGTGGCTACGCGGGAGGTATGCTGCCGGGGCTGGGAAACAACCACCACCGTTGCCGATGGATGTTTTAAGCGTAAGTGTGATGAGACTTCCTTCACAATCGAGTCTGGTTCTCAACTGATGCTACCATTACAGCCATTTGTCAAACGCCGTGCCGGAATGGTGGCCGCTGTACCGCACCGGATCGGTGCACCTGTCCGGCCGGCTTCACCGGCAAGTACTGCGAGCTGGACGTGAACGAGTGCAAGGAGCACAAACCGTGCGACCAGACCTGCTACAACACGGAAGGCTCGTACTACTGCACGTGCCGGGACGGCTTCATGCTGCAGAGCGATCGTCAGACGTGCAAAAAGATCGGTAAGCTCACGGCAGGGTACACCGGGAGCGATGGAAGATAAGAACGGTACACTGAGTCAccggttttcccttttttttgtttcagatGAAACGAACGACCTTGCCACGGAGGCGCGTGACATGGAAAACGATCTCGACGTCGATTACGACAGTCTTGACATACGGTTAAGGAAGCTGGAGCAGGTAATTGTCGGTTGCCGGGTGAAATTCGCAGACTCTTACGACTCGGGGTTCTTTTTGGTTTCCTCTTACAGCTAATGGCTTCCCGCGACGACCGCCAGGAGCTGACCAAAAAGGTCCAGTACACGATGGATGCAGTTTCGGTGCTAAAATCACAGGTCGCACGATTGGTAAGTGATTTTGTGGTTACAATTTTAACTTCTACAATACCGCATTAACGCGTTTTTGTGGGTCTTGCTTTTACCTTCCAGAACCAACGACTATTTCCACCGGTGGACTATGGAAATCGGGTTCACTAGGCAAACCGGAGCAAATGGAGCGAACCTGTTTCTAAGTTAACCCGTACCCCCGTACAGCCGTGCTATGTTCAATAGAATTGAAAGTCTTACATTTATTGTCCTTAAAATGCTattgcctgtgtgtgtatgtatgtgtgtgtttgggtgtaattcatgtacgtgtgtgtgtgtctgcgagCTGTGTGTCTTCtattcgtgtgtatgtgtctgtgtgtgtgtttgtacgtgtTGTCAAAAATAAGGAAGATTAAAAAATAGACTATTTACTAAATACCGCGTGTTGggttgtcttcttcttctgtttgcctgtttgtttgtttttttgctgaattCTCTCTGGGCCGATTTTTTATTCCTGCTGTCTGTCTCGAGGCATCTAGTTCCTGTCCGAAAAGAGTTTTGGGACTGTGCCACTCACACCCCATCCACACGCACACTTACTCCGACCAGTTCGCCATCAGCTCCGGATAGACGTTGTTCTCCCAGTACTCGA comes from the Anopheles coluzzii chromosome 2, AcolN3, whole genome shotgun sequence genome and includes:
- the LOC120947419 gene encoding epidermal growth factor-like protein 7 isoform X2, encoding MWEWCSRRKAKLSATACVPTGNKSYRTGMIVDKCERSFSPAYMQGNAMNRSLNTHTHTRGTFCFQCEGSPWERPLENVFRQHVVSVSGRIWQTSSCQSTAVGCGESGRMNGKNVCTVHVYRKSVIKTYQGAPCRDPANCYGLRTYSAPVATREVCCRGWETTTTVADGCFKPICQTPCRNGGRCTAPDRCTCPAGFTGKYCELDVNECKEHKPCDQTCYNTEGSYYCTCRDGFMLQSDRQTCKKIDETNDLATEARDMENDLDVDYDSLDIRLRKLEQLMASRDDRQELTKKVQYTMDAVSVLKSQVARLNQRLFPPVDYGNRVH